The Haloplanus salinarum genome includes a region encoding these proteins:
- a CDS encoding DUF1918 domain-containing protein has translation MSFEKDDSVVLHDKHSEYDGDVGTITQVMETMFGDATYTVSFEDGQETGVPEDALELADDE, from the coding sequence ATGAGCTTCGAGAAGGACGATTCGGTCGTGCTCCACGACAAACACAGCGAGTACGACGGCGACGTGGGGACGATCACGCAGGTGATGGAGACGATGTTCGGCGACGCAACCTACACGGTCAGTTTCGAGGACGGACAGGAGACCGGCGTCCCCGAGGACGCCCTCGAACTCGCCGACGACGAGTAA
- a CDS encoding FAD-dependent oxidoreductase, whose translation MTTHSADGPADRDVVVVGGGVAGLSAATFTARHGLDTLVVDAGDSILRRNAHVENVPGFPAGVNPRLLLELMGEGAEEAGCERRRGTVTRVAPTDDGFAVETDDGDRLHAEYVVAATKNETDYLDDVEGVGIVDRGKTFVDTDERGRTGVDGLYAAGRLAEKPHQAVVCAGHGAEVAITLLEDDDRPFYHDWVAPEGYFTDRGREVPPGCAEIDADERRRREARSLETMRSRFAESHPEEQPTHPSLREE comes from the coding sequence ATGACCACGCATTCGGCGGACGGACCCGCGGACCGCGACGTCGTCGTCGTCGGCGGCGGCGTCGCCGGCCTCTCGGCGGCCACCTTCACCGCGCGACACGGACTCGACACGCTCGTCGTCGACGCGGGCGACTCCATCCTGCGACGGAACGCCCACGTCGAGAACGTCCCCGGCTTCCCGGCCGGCGTCAACCCCCGCCTCCTGCTGGAGTTGATGGGTGAAGGTGCGGAGGAGGCCGGCTGCGAACGGCGCCGGGGGACGGTCACGCGCGTCGCGCCGACCGACGACGGCTTCGCGGTCGAAACCGACGACGGCGACCGGCTCCACGCCGAGTACGTCGTCGCCGCGACGAAAAACGAGACGGACTACCTCGACGACGTCGAGGGCGTCGGAATCGTCGACCGCGGCAAGACGTTCGTCGACACCGACGAGCGGGGCCGCACCGGCGTCGACGGACTCTACGCGGCCGGACGCCTGGCCGAGAAACCCCACCAGGCGGTCGTCTGTGCCGGCCACGGCGCCGAGGTGGCGATCACGCTCCTCGAGGACGACGACCGGCCCTTCTATCACGACTGGGTCGCGCCCGAGGGCTACTTCACCGATCGCGGTCGGGAGGTGCCTCCGGGCTGTGCGGAGATCGACGCCGACGAGCGCCGGCGGCGCGAGGCGCGCTCGCTCGAGACGATGCGCTCCCGCTTCGCCGAGTCCCACCCCGAGGAACAGCCGACCCATCCGAGCCTGCGGGAGGAGTGA
- a CDS encoding RNA-binding protein: MSNVPFHYVDLRAFSYATEDEKRVESALRTYLPEETELDRQVTTGHHGDRIVVLSARLENADDVRHVLDRLVSLPDYETFLDELDERVAEDCSLYLTLDKQAAFGGEVRQGDGITLRGKVEAYPAERESAVENAREAFEDARD, encoded by the coding sequence ATGTCGAACGTCCCCTTTCACTACGTCGACCTCCGCGCGTTCTCCTACGCCACCGAGGACGAGAAACGCGTCGAGAGCGCGCTCCGAACCTATCTCCCCGAGGAGACGGAACTGGACCGCCAGGTGACGACGGGCCACCACGGCGACCGGATCGTCGTCCTCTCGGCCCGTCTGGAGAACGCCGACGACGTGCGACACGTCCTCGACCGGCTGGTCTCCCTCCCCGACTACGAAACCTTCCTCGACGAACTCGACGAGCGCGTCGCCGAGGACTGCTCGCTCTACCTCACGCTGGACAAACAGGCTGCCTTCGGCGGCGAGGTGCGCCAGGGCGACGGTATCACCCTTCGGGGCAAGGTCGAGGCCTACCCCGCGGAACGCGAATCCGCCGTCGAGAACGCCCGCGAGGCGTTCGAGGACGCCCGGGACTAG
- a CDS encoding thioredoxin family protein → MALQESDSELEPGDPAPDFELPGVDGETYTLDSFDTEALLVVFTCNHCPYAQAKFDLLNDLATEDDVTVVGINANDAEEYPEDSVGKMREYVENGTVAYDAYLRDEAAEVARAYGAVCTPDPFLFRRDGDTYRLAYHGRLDDAMGPDEEATEYYIREAIDAVRAGEDVAVDPGPSRGCGIKWP, encoded by the coding sequence ATGGCACTCCAGGAATCCGACTCCGAACTCGAACCCGGCGATCCGGCCCCCGACTTCGAACTGCCAGGCGTCGACGGCGAGACGTACACCCTCGATAGCTTCGACACCGAGGCACTGCTCGTCGTGTTCACCTGCAACCACTGTCCGTACGCACAGGCGAAGTTCGACCTCCTGAACGACCTGGCGACCGAGGACGACGTGACGGTGGTCGGCATCAACGCCAACGACGCCGAGGAGTACCCCGAGGACTCCGTCGGGAAGATGCGGGAGTACGTCGAGAACGGGACCGTCGCCTACGACGCCTACCTCCGCGACGAGGCCGCCGAGGTGGCCCGCGCCTACGGCGCCGTCTGTACCCCCGATCCGTTCCTCTTCCGGCGCGACGGCGACACCTACCGACTGGCGTACCACGGCCGCCTCGACGACGCCATGGGTCCCGACGAGGAGGCCACCGAGTATTACATCCGCGAGGCCATCGACGCCGTCCGCGCCGGCGAGGACGTCGCCGTCGACCCCGGCCCGTCGCGTGGCTGCGGGATCAAATGGCCCTGA
- a CDS encoding DsbA family protein, giving the protein MVYTRRECLAAATGLGAAGLTAGCLGGGGGGTEDCSIEDEATVSDLPRPTLGPDDAAVTVAAFEDFACPHCATYSLEVLPDIRSEYVDSGVVRYEHYDFPIPVDERWSWQAASAARGVQDETDDETFFEYAHALFENQDDFSPELITDRANDVGAPGCAVQGDALNETYRPVVEADRQAGIDGGVQGTPTVFVAGRSVQPTYDAIAGAIEAER; this is encoded by the coding sequence ATGGTCTACACCAGACGCGAGTGCCTCGCCGCGGCGACGGGGCTCGGTGCGGCGGGTCTCACCGCCGGCTGTCTCGGCGGCGGTGGCGGCGGTACCGAGGACTGTTCCATCGAGGACGAGGCGACCGTCTCGGATCTGCCGCGGCCGACGCTCGGTCCGGACGACGCCGCCGTGACGGTCGCCGCGTTCGAGGACTTCGCGTGTCCCCACTGTGCGACGTACAGTCTGGAGGTGTTGCCCGACATCCGCTCGGAGTACGTCGATTCCGGCGTGGTTCGGTACGAACATTACGACTTCCCCATCCCGGTCGACGAACGCTGGTCGTGGCAGGCCGCGAGCGCCGCCCGCGGCGTCCAGGACGAGACCGACGACGAGACCTTCTTCGAGTACGCCCACGCCCTCTTCGAGAACCAGGACGACTTCTCGCCGGAACTGATCACCGACCGCGCGAACGACGTCGGCGCGCCTGGGTGTGCGGTCCAAGGCGACGCGCTGAACGAGACCTACCGGCCGGTCGTGGAAGCCGACCGCCAGGCGGGAATCGACGGCGGCGTGCAGGGGACACCCACCGTGTTCGTCGCCGGGCGGTCGGTCCAGCCCACCTACGACGCCATCGCCGGCGCCATCGAGGCCGAGCGGTAG
- a CDS encoding EamA family transporter, translated as MGYLQWALVALVAYSAVAPLVGFATTGDPKVPSFVAALITNGILLVATVGVVLYEGQSVSAYLGHPKAPYLYLAGVFLAVGILAYYRALSLGPVSAVVPIFGTFLVISSAVGIAFLDEALTLRKVAGIGCAVLGIYLVSVE; from the coding sequence ATGGGCTATCTGCAGTGGGCGCTGGTGGCACTGGTCGCGTACTCGGCCGTGGCCCCGCTCGTCGGGTTCGCGACGACCGGCGATCCGAAGGTTCCGAGCTTCGTCGCCGCGCTCATCACCAACGGCATCCTGCTCGTGGCGACCGTCGGGGTCGTCCTCTACGAGGGACAGTCCGTGTCGGCGTATCTCGGCCACCCGAAGGCGCCGTATCTCTACCTCGCCGGCGTCTTCCTCGCCGTCGGCATCCTCGCGTACTACCGGGCGCTCTCGCTGGGCCCCGTCAGCGCCGTGGTCCCCATCTTCGGTACCTTCCTCGTGATCAGTTCCGCCGTCGGCATCGCCTTCCTCGACGAGGCGCTTACCCTCCGCAAGGTCGCGGGCATCGGCTGTGCCGTCCTCGGCATCTATCTCGTCTCGGTGGAGTGA
- a CDS encoding aldo/keto reductase, producing MEYTTLGSTGVEVSRICLGCMSIGTSDWRDWVLDEEEGIELVDRAIELGINFFDTANMYSNGESERVLGKALEGRREQQVVATKGYFRMDEDDPNSGGLSRKAIEQELSNSLDRLGMDTVDLYQIHRWDYDTPIEETLRALDDAVRRGQVRYLGASSMWAHQFADALHTSDRLGLDRFATMQNHYNLAYREEEREMLPFCRKEGIGVIPWSPLARGYLTRPDEDVDATTRGASEERLYEHPYREGGGPAVNERVRQLAEERGVKMAQIALSWVLHKDAVDGPIVGTTSIEHLEDAVEALEIDLSDSDVEYLEEPYEPVPVSGHD from the coding sequence ATGGAGTACACCACCCTCGGTTCGACCGGCGTGGAGGTCTCCCGCATCTGCCTCGGCTGTATGAGCATCGGCACGAGCGACTGGCGCGACTGGGTGCTCGACGAGGAGGAAGGGATCGAACTCGTCGACCGCGCCATCGAACTCGGGATCAACTTCTTCGACACCGCCAACATGTACTCGAACGGCGAGTCCGAGCGGGTCCTGGGGAAGGCCCTGGAGGGACGCCGCGAGCAACAGGTCGTCGCCACGAAGGGCTACTTCCGGATGGACGAGGACGACCCCAACTCCGGCGGCCTGTCGCGGAAGGCCATCGAGCAGGAGCTGTCGAACTCGCTGGACCGGCTGGGGATGGACACCGTCGACCTCTACCAGATCCACCGCTGGGATTACGACACGCCCATCGAGGAGACGCTCCGCGCCCTCGACGACGCGGTGCGGCGGGGACAGGTCCGCTACCTCGGCGCGAGTTCGATGTGGGCCCACCAGTTCGCCGACGCGCTCCACACGAGCGACCGGCTGGGACTCGATCGCTTCGCCACCATGCAGAACCACTACAACCTCGCCTACCGCGAGGAGGAACGCGAGATGCTACCGTTCTGTCGGAAGGAGGGGATCGGCGTCATCCCGTGGTCGCCGCTGGCGCGTGGCTACCTCACCCGGCCGGACGAGGACGTCGACGCGACCACCCGCGGCGCGAGCGAGGAACGCCTCTACGAACATCCCTACCGCGAGGGCGGGGGACCGGCGGTCAACGAGCGCGTCCGGCAACTCGCCGAGGAGCGGGGCGTGAAGATGGCACAGATCGCTCTCTCCTGGGTGTTGCACAAGGACGCGGTCGACGGCCCCATCGTCGGGACCACCTCGATCGAACACCTGGAGGACGCCGTCGAGGCCCTGGAGATCGATCTGAGCGACAGCGACGTCGAGTACCTTGAGGAGCCGTACGAGCCGGTTCCCGTCTCCGGGCACGACTAG
- a CDS encoding PfkB family carbohydrate kinase — MPYDRLVDRLRADHEVVTFGALADGSVDDYYRLREGDSTVTSRAALAAAISAGRDSFDLDHVTTDAGGQAVNAARQAAALGDDVLLAGHLDHPVFEFTFDVEAVSMGSPARVTVCLLDDDDVMFVEESTDLADWTVADLRAALSESLESFLERDALCCVNWASTPGLGEAMREMAARDPDGGVLCVDPGPLTVAGARDLLAVLRTLGDAYDVVLSVNEDEAARLGEAVGEPADEPTEASVLDAVRTAADGTSVVVHGEGAAVAATPAGRITVPALDVSRGPTETGAGDRFSGALARSLAADWDWALALAAGNACAAHYVSGRGTGTRSALPDHVETHRPP; from the coding sequence GGCGCCCTCGCCGACGGGAGCGTCGACGACTACTACCGGCTCCGCGAGGGAGACTCGACGGTCACCTCGCGGGCCGCCCTGGCCGCCGCCATCTCCGCGGGACGTGATTCCTTCGACCTCGATCACGTGACGACCGACGCTGGCGGCCAGGCGGTGAACGCGGCGCGACAGGCGGCCGCCCTCGGCGACGACGTGCTCCTCGCGGGCCATCTCGACCACCCCGTCTTCGAGTTCACGTTCGACGTCGAGGCGGTGTCCATGGGGTCGCCCGCCCGCGTCACGGTCTGTCTGCTCGACGACGACGACGTCATGTTCGTCGAGGAATCGACGGACCTCGCGGACTGGACCGTCGCCGACCTCCGGGCGGCACTCTCGGAGTCTCTCGAGTCGTTCCTCGAACGCGACGCGCTCTGTTGTGTCAACTGGGCGTCGACGCCGGGACTCGGGGAGGCGATGCGGGAGATGGCCGCCCGCGACCCCGACGGCGGCGTCCTCTGTGTCGACCCCGGGCCACTCACGGTCGCGGGGGCACGCGACCTCCTCGCGGTCCTCCGGACGCTCGGGGACGCCTACGACGTGGTCCTGAGCGTGAACGAAGACGAGGCGGCGAGACTGGGCGAAGCCGTCGGCGAACCCGCCGACGAACCGACCGAGGCGTCGGTCCTCGACGCCGTTCGGACGGCGGCCGACGGAACGAGCGTCGTCGTCCACGGCGAGGGTGCCGCCGTCGCGGCGACGCCGGCGGGACGGATCACCGTCCCGGCGCTCGACGTATCGAGGGGCCCGACCGAGACCGGCGCTGGCGATCGGTTCAGCGGTGCGCTCGCTCGCTCCCTGGCGGCCGACTGGGACTGGGCACTCGCTCTGGCGGCGGGCAACGCCTGTGCTGCCCACTACGTCTCGGGGCGAGGGACGGGGACTCGGTCGGCGCTTCCGGACCACGTCGAGACACACCGGCCGCCGTGA
- a CDS encoding thioredoxin family protein, with protein sequence MNRGSSTDAPTPTRLETATALDRFVADHDRVIVEFYTDGCGACAAMEPVLGLVAEGTGVPVALVNPRDDPRLIEDYDVTRVPTLVVFEDGEVTDRLDDGFVGAERVIDLL encoded by the coding sequence GTGAACCGCGGTTCCTCGACCGACGCGCCGACGCCTACCCGCCTCGAAACCGCGACGGCCCTCGATCGGTTCGTCGCCGACCACGACCGCGTGATCGTGGAGTTCTACACCGACGGCTGTGGCGCCTGTGCCGCCATGGAGCCGGTTCTCGGCCTCGTCGCCGAAGGGACGGGCGTCCCCGTGGCCCTCGTCAACCCGCGGGACGATCCGCGGCTGATCGAGGACTACGACGTCACGCGCGTGCCGACGCTCGTCGTCTTCGAGGACGGCGAGGTGACCGATCGGTTGGACGACGGCTTCGTCGGCGCCGAGCGGGTGATCGACCTGCTCTAG